Within Myxococcales bacterium, the genomic segment AACCGGCAGCCGTTTGAGGCGAGGGTCGTTTTTGATTTCAGCGAGGACTTTGTGACCCTCGATACGCGGCAGCTTGAGATCGAGCAATACCAAATCAGGTCTCTCGGGTGCATCTTCAACACCTCGCTCCCGCAGATATTCGAGTGCCTCGTGCCCGTCGGCCACCCGGGTAAGCAAGATAGGCTGCTTTATCCGTCCAAGTACACGACGGAAAAGCTCAGCATGGTCATCGTTGTCTTCCACCAACAACACATGAAATTCCTCGCCCGTGTCCTCGGCGATGTGCGTACTGCCTAACATGGTCCCTCCAGCATTCCGGGAAAATGCTTATAGCATACTTCCCAGAAACTTTACAGTCGGTTTGTAGTATTGAACCACGATGTTGAGCGAATCACCACCTTAAAGGGCAGTCCGTGTGATTAATTATGGTGCCGTCAAGCGCGCCCGAACCCTCGTGCTTAGAGTCTTCCCATCGACCGAAGCCCCAAGCCGTGCTTTACAGCCCTCGATCACGCGGCCCATGTCTTTCATCGTGCTAGCGCCGAGCTCCCTGACGACCTCATCGATGGTGCGCTGTAGAGTAGCCTCGTCGGGCGCCTGGGGGAGGTACTCGAGGAGAATCTGTTTTTCCAGGGTTTCTCTTTCGACTAGATCGGGGCGGTGACCTTCTGCGTATTGCTCGATGGAATCTTCACGCTGTTTGACCAGCGAGCGGATGATCGTCAGCATCGCGTTTTCATCGAGTGTCGAGCCGGTATCGAGCTCGCGGTTGCGTATGGCCCCGCGGATGCTTC encodes:
- a CDS encoding GatB/YqeY domain-containing protein: MSVVERVDHDLKAAMRAKDTVRIETLRSIRGAIRNRELDTGSTLDENAMLTIIRSLVKQREDSIEQYAEGHRPDLVERETLEKQILLEYLPQAPDEATLQRTIDEVVRELGASTMKDMGRVIEGCKARLGASVDGKTLSTRVRARLTAP
- a CDS encoding response regulator, giving the protein MLGSTHIAEDTGEEFHVLLVEDNDDHAELFRRVLGRIKQPILLTRVADGHEALEYLRERGVEDAPERPDLVLLDLKLPRIEGHKVLAEIKNDPRLKRLPVVIMSTSNAPIDVRRAYDEHANSYLVKPIDPTVYRNMVEAVVSYWRKWNTAPAD